One stretch of Longimicrobium sp. DNA includes these proteins:
- a CDS encoding enoyl-CoA hydratase family protein, whose amino-acid sequence MTTTKLRAADFRPSSFRWEVDGPVGTVTLSRPERKNPLTFESYAELRDTFRQLVFATDVKVVVLAGEGGNFCSGGDVHDIIGPLVEMRERKQMDELLAFTRMTGDLVKAMRGCPQPIVAAIDGACVGAGAILAMSSDLRLGTARSKVAFLFTRVGLSGADMGACAILPRIIGQGRASELLFTGRTMGGEEAERWGFYNRLVEPDALLDEARKLAADLASGPTFAHGMTKKCLHQEWAMGVDEAIEAEAQAQAICMQTEDFARAYRAFAAKEKPVFQGN is encoded by the coding sequence ATGACCACGACCAAGCTCCGCGCCGCCGACTTCCGCCCGTCGTCCTTCCGCTGGGAGGTGGACGGCCCCGTCGGCACGGTGACGCTCAGCCGGCCCGAGCGGAAGAACCCGCTCACCTTCGAGAGCTACGCCGAGCTGCGCGACACCTTCCGCCAGCTCGTCTTCGCCACCGACGTGAAGGTGGTGGTGCTCGCCGGCGAGGGCGGCAACTTCTGCTCGGGCGGCGACGTGCACGACATCATCGGCCCGCTGGTGGAGATGCGCGAGCGGAAGCAGATGGACGAGCTGCTCGCCTTCACCCGCATGACCGGCGACCTGGTGAAGGCCATGCGCGGCTGCCCGCAGCCGATCGTCGCCGCCATCGACGGCGCGTGCGTGGGCGCCGGCGCCATCCTGGCCATGTCCAGCGACCTGCGCCTGGGCACCGCGCGCAGCAAGGTGGCGTTCCTCTTCACCCGGGTCGGCCTCTCCGGCGCCGACATGGGCGCCTGCGCCATCCTCCCGCGCATCATCGGCCAGGGGCGCGCCTCGGAGCTGCTCTTCACCGGGCGGACGATGGGCGGCGAAGAGGCCGAGCGGTGGGGCTTCTACAACCGCCTGGTGGAGCCCGACGCGCTGCTCGACGAAGCCCGCAAGCTGGCGGCGGACCTCGCGAGCGGCCCCACCTTCGCGCACGGCATGACGAAGAAGTGCCTGCACCAGGAGTGGGCGATGGGCGTCGATGAGGCGATCGAGGCCGAGGCGCAGGCACAGGCCATCTGCATGCAAACCGAAGACTTCGCCCGCGCCTACCGTGCCTTCGCCGCGAAGGAGAAGCCGGTGTTCCAGGGGAACTGA
- a CDS encoding RES family NAD+ phosphorylase gives MAIRLPKDPPVAEVPLDQVLWRVHLLRYEAIWFGPGEGAPPKGRFDAPGGEYGVCYFGESLGVAILETLVRGRKRPLISRADLEVRGGSAFGLAAPLRMLQLEGPGLPSFGVGAHEVMGDDYASCRDLARRIHARFSELDGVQYRSRWDSSSLCWAVFSRAVTRIGGLVRTHRLDDPAVVVPALRRYRHVGVI, from the coding sequence ATGGCGATCCGGCTCCCGAAAGACCCTCCGGTCGCCGAGGTGCCGCTCGACCAGGTGCTCTGGCGCGTCCACCTGCTCCGGTATGAGGCGATCTGGTTCGGCCCGGGCGAGGGCGCGCCGCCGAAGGGACGCTTCGACGCGCCGGGCGGCGAGTACGGCGTCTGCTACTTCGGCGAGTCGCTCGGGGTGGCGATCCTGGAGACGCTGGTTCGTGGCCGCAAGCGCCCGCTGATCTCCCGCGCCGACCTGGAGGTGCGGGGCGGGTCGGCGTTCGGCCTGGCGGCGCCGCTCAGGATGCTCCAGCTGGAGGGGCCCGGTCTGCCGAGCTTCGGAGTCGGCGCGCACGAGGTCATGGGCGACGACTACGCCTCGTGCCGGGACTTGGCCCGCCGCATCCACGCACGATTTTCCGAGCTGGACGGCGTCCAGTACCGCTCGCGCTGGGATTCCAGCAGCCTGTGCTGGGCGGTGTTTTCCCGCGCCGTGACCCGTATCGGAGGGCTCGTGCGCACGCACCGGCTGGACGACCCGGCGGTGGTCGTGCCCGCACTCCGCCGGTACAGGCATGTCGGCGTGATCTAG